From the genome of Neodiprion pinetum isolate iyNeoPine1 chromosome 3, iyNeoPine1.2, whole genome shotgun sequence, one region includes:
- the temp gene encoding protein prenyltransferase alpha subunit repeat-containing protein 1 → MQEDFFPAAEKILSDIEIVLQKDPNLIGFEIIPAVDNENKSPVLHADNSLGLASWSVKPLYRYTYNRLLELRQNRNKREDPSTVSRWLLGALLLNPDVTTFWNMRRELVRNGRLEWKGELHFVAVVLYYKAKCFEAFAYRRWLLQFAFSSANTLETLDVERLLKNEVDISSMSADRYANNYHAWNHREYIVTTFAIYSPCTFASFLESEWLTSGKWCSLHISDYSGFAYRQFLMKRLLQADDEFTHITRQEMKFRETIAKFVKLEDTAHILTAPCYQVLNYLHATPGHQNRHNTDYLSILTGLSYWAEECMFNEELLNLYPGHESFWYHRRFLSHLLVVMSKSYERYSYYKTELIDKNLHRLLGGEGDGSETLEFHRRAQSPLESAYRKRNSDVIARAREVGGHQNIMGERFARFLTSSGLEL, encoded by the exons ATGCAGGAGGACTTTTTCCCCGCGGCTGAGAAAATACTTTCTGACATCGAGATTGTGTTGCAGAAGGATCCGAATCT GATCGGCTTCGAAATAATACCTGCGGTGGACAACGAGAACAAATCACCAGTGCTTCATGCTGATAATTCTCTAGGCCTAGCATCATGGAGTGTGAAACCGCTATACCGTTACACATACAATCGACTGCTCGAATTGCGTCAGAATCGCAATAAAAGGGAGGACCCGAGTACTGTTTCCCGATGGCTACTAGGTGCATTGTTGTTGAATCCTGACGTAACAACGTTTTGGAACATGCGGCGAGAACTTGTGAGGAATGGAAGACTTGAGTGGAAAGGTGAACTACACTTCGTTGCGGTTGTTCTGTACTACAAAGCAAAATGCTTCGAAGCGTTCGCTTACAGGCGTTGGCTTCTCCAATTCGCGTTTAGTAGTGCTAACACACTTGAAACGTTGGATGTTGAAAGACTGCTGAAAAACGAAGTGGACATTTCCTCGATGTCCGCTGATAGATACGCAAACAACTATCACGCCTGGAATCATCGCGAGTACATTGTTACCACCTTCGCCATATATTCTCCATGTACTTTTGCCTCATTTTTAGAGTCAGAATGGCTGACTTCGGGAAAATGGTGCAGTCTCCACATATCCGACTACAGCGGGTTTGCTTATCGACAATTTTTGATGAAGAGGCTTCTCCAGGCTGATGACGAATTCACTCATATAACCAGgcaagaaatgaaattcagGGAAACCATCGCCAAATTTGTTAAACTTGAAGATACCGCTCATATTTTGACTGCTCCATGTTATCAAGTTTTAAACTATTTGCACGCCACCCCTGGTCACCAAAATCGCCACAACACTGACTATCTTTCTATCCTCACCGGTCTCTCATATTGGGCTGAAGAATGTATGTTTAACGAAGAATTGCTCAATCTCTATCCAGGTCACGAGTCTTTTTGGTATCACAGAAGGTTTCTTTCTCACCTCTTGGTTGTCATGAGCAAGTCATACGAGAGATATTCTTATTATAAAACAGAActgatcgataaaaatttacaccgACTTTTGGGCGGTGAAGGAGACGGATCTGAAACTCTGGAATTTCACCGCAGAGCACAGAGTCCGTTGGAATCCGCGTACCGGAAGCGAAATTCGGATGTAATTGCGAGAGCTAGAGAAGTCGGCGGTCACCAAAACATCATGGGCGAAAGATTTGCTAGGTTTTTAACGAGCTCTGGTTTagaattgtga